In Zingiber officinale cultivar Zhangliang chromosome 1A, Zo_v1.1, whole genome shotgun sequence, the DNA window CTATGTAAAACAACAGAAATTTAAAGGTAGAAATCTCCTAGCACTCTGGTGTAGTTTAGTTATACCTGAATCTCATAGGGTAACAAGCTTTAGCGAAATTGGCCGCGAAAGATCTATCGACAACTTTGATTGATCTTGGAGAAAAATTTAGCGCGCTAACGATTGAGCATATTCTATTTCCCTTCTTGCAGCCTCTCTAGCTCTAACTCCGTTTCTTGGAGCTGTAATCTCAAGGTAGATATTCTCTCCTGAACTTCTTTGATGGTGCCCCGGGCAAGAGAAGGCTTGTAGGGTGTGACATAGTGTTGAGACATCTTCCTAAGCGCTTGAATTCCGCAAACCTGCAAAACCCACATCATAATCACTACGGAAGATGAGCTGAACTATAAATGATTCATCATTCGCCATGATAAACTACCTCTTCCGGGAGCAGTGGCAATTTGGTGATATTGAAATCGTCGTAGAGCATGTAGAATTGGTCGATATACTTCTGTTGCATCTTCATTCGTGCTTTTAGCAATTTGGATTCAACAGCTACACAAATGGATAGGCCATGTCAACAAGGATTTTCGAGTAAACACATAGATAGTGTAGTCACGCACCTTCTTCGTCAAAAAGTACTTGgttgatgatgatattatggGTGTCTATCTCAAACTTTGCTAGTTCTTGCACCAACCTCTCGGTTTCATATAGAGAAAGAAACTCAGGAATGCACACGCAGACAAATGTCGTCAAATCCTGTTGCAACAAGTTCATGAGTAAAGAAATAATCTGTAATCAACTTATTGCCATGCATGTTTTGTATTTAAAAACCAACAAAATAGAACATGACTGACAAACAAACAGAGATATATGACAGATCATCTCAACTATTTCAAGCTTGCTACATCATATCGCCTAGTAATAGTAGATGTTTCAGGATTGTGTATAAATTAACCCTTACTAGTACCAGAAGAGCATGACCATGCTCACAAGATGAACGTAACGATATCAATATTAAGTCTAGACTGAAAACATAAATATCTAATGGAAACTAGCGAGTTAATTTAATAACATTGAATTTGTACAGGATATCATGAAGGAATTGATCTTACTGGATCCTTAAATTGGTTGTTTACTTGCTCAATCACATCCTTCATACCTTCCAGCCTCCCTAGCAAAGCATCCTCACTGAACTCATCACCAAGGCCAAAAAGACGAGTAGCCTGTCAATATAAATAACAAAGAAACTGATTATAACAAGTGTCTGAAGCCATATATACAAGTAGCATGTCCAAGTACCCATCATTATGACTAGTGATAATTCTACCACCGATACAGGCCTATCGAGAAAGTAATAACCAGACACTGCCAAGAGAAGATGGATCTTAGTGAAGGTTACCTTGGTGTTATTATAAATTCAATGAGTTCATCAacagaaagtttgaaaattagaACACTAGAAAGATCTTTCCCTAAACTCTGCACATAGAGCTGCCATCAAGGCAACCTCAAGGCTGAAACTTAACAAGATTTGTTAGCAATTTGAAAGTTTAGGTTATATTAGCCTGTTCCTTTTGAAAAAATAGAGCACATATTCCTAAGTTTCACACTGAATTTGAATTGACCAAATTTCACCAGCAAGAAAATGAGCAGAGCATGATAGTCAAACAATACTCCTGCTGTCCTGCACTATACAATCAACTCTTGAATGGTGTAAGAATAGTGTAATTACCTGGCTAAACATGCCACCAAACTTATTCTTCAGAGACATAACTTTTTCAAGCCCCTTCTCTAAAGTTGATGGGAATTGCAACAATCGTAAAGTATGGCCCGTTGGAGCAGTATCAAATACTATAACCGAGTAATCCATTGTCTGAACTAATCTGCAGTGAGTATATGAATAATAATCCATGATTATTAATGGTTTGTGGCAGAACTTGAATCATGATTCAGGAAAATAAGAGCTAGGTTTATATGACAAGAATCAGAATTTACTATAAATTTCCCAGCAAAGGTTACAAGTAATAATCACTATAACACTGTAAACATCAaaaagtatataatcaaaataatttgggaatataatttttcaaacaaactaaataaatttttatgcatgATAACCTAACTATATGGCCTGAGATATAGATGAATGGCATCATAAGATCCATGTAGAACCCTAAATGGGTGGACATGCGGATTTGGTAGTTGTTGCTATATTATGCTATAAACCATTGGGTTAATTATACTGGACTTCCACTTGCTCTGATCAGATAACAGATGCTACAATTAAATATCAAATAAAACACAAAGGGAGGACAAAAAGTGAATCAACAACCAATAGGTGAGGCATTCTGCTTATATTAGTATAACAAAATAAGATCACTACTAAACAAGGGAAAAAACTAGGAAAATCACAACTTCGTAACAGCTAGTTATGCTTCTTTAATTCTAGCATATATTTTGAACCAAGAGTGAACCTAAAGCAGATTCAATAAAACAAAAACAGAAAAAGGGTGCCAAACTAAGTTGTAAACTGTTCAAATTTTTGGTTAGCAATCAATCAAGCTAAGTTTAGCGCTGCTTGTTCCAAAGGAATGATATGTTTGGCTAAACTAGTGTAAGTAGTACGTCAGAAGTTATGCTCTTGTATTTCTTCAATTATTAGAAGATGGCATTAACAGATTaggaaagaagagaggaaaaaaatTTGAGATAGATGTGTATTTACTAAAAGGAATATTCACGATAAACTAGGTAGATGCCtagtaaataatataatttaacaaaAGTGGGGAAATGGTTAAGAAGGTATGCCTTTAAAGATAACAGATGAATATTATAGTTAAACGAGTAGAATAAATTAAGGCATTTCAGCCATTGCTGTATTATTGTTTGTTTCATGCTTAAGTTGTGTATTTTTGTTATTGGACCCACATTCCAGCAAGATTAAGATGTTATTTAATGGCATCGTCTGAAAATTTAATAGTAATGTTACTGTATTCAAATAATATGAACACTGCAAATTTGGTATCAACCAATACTTATCTTGTTTACTTAATCAGAATATAACTAAAGGAAACCTATCCAACACCATAATAATAGTCTAATACGCAGAGTCAATTGCATCCAAAGATTTGATTTTGTACTCCATAAATCCATGAAGTATTGGACTAGCATAGATCATGGCATTTGAATACTATACATGTCATGTAACAAAGCATTTGCCATCATCTTCTCCTATCTATTGCCAAATTTTTACAATGTAACCTGCAAATGGCAAAACTTCATCATTCAATTTAGCAATTCAGACAATG includes these proteins:
- the LOC122031585 gene encoding ATPase GET3A-like, producing the protein MALEVLEGSVRNIMEQETLKWVFVGGKGGVGKTTSSSILSILLAQVRQSVLIISTDPAHNLSDAFQQRFTKVPTLVNGFSNLYAMEVDPKVEDDDLSDDGLEGFLSELTNAIPGVDEAMSFAEMLKLVQTMDYSVIVFDTAPTGHTLRLLQFPSTLEKGLEKVMSLKNKFGGMFSQATRLFGLGDEFSEDALLGRLEGMKDVIEQVNNQFKDPDLTTFVCVCIPEFLSLYETERLVQELAKFEIDTHNIIINQVLFDEEAVESKLLKARMKMQQKYIDQFYMLYDDFNITKLPLLPEEVCGIQALRKMSQHYVTPYKPSLARGTIKEVQERISTLRLQLQETELELERLQEGK